From a region of the Salinispira pacifica genome:
- a CDS encoding TetR/AcrR family transcriptional regulator — protein sequence MARKKDQQKRTAILKAAKSLFALHGYHATGISHIRRESGYSTGTIYTYFSSKEEMAVSIVEEGWDDIMKDIHAALASPASLEELADFFAFTVMPRLMEDEELIHILLSETPELSAINDKLMQITNLVLDLSTKIPGSTPYPGTRNDRENMEAAFSSEGERALRTAVTVYFLGSMEATRISRRTELGIQRKDILSFIRDIIIRDLRPSGRAEK from the coding sequence GTGGCCCGGAAAAAAGATCAGCAAAAGCGCACGGCGATTCTCAAAGCAGCCAAATCCCTGTTCGCCCTTCACGGGTATCACGCAACCGGCATCTCCCATATCCGCAGGGAAAGCGGCTATTCCACCGGAACCATCTACACGTACTTCAGCTCCAAGGAGGAGATGGCTGTTTCCATTGTGGAGGAAGGCTGGGATGATATTATGAAGGACATCCATGCCGCCCTTGCTTCACCGGCCAGTCTTGAGGAACTCGCGGATTTTTTCGCATTCACCGTCATGCCCCGGCTCATGGAAGATGAGGAACTGATTCACATTCTCCTCAGCGAAACCCCCGAATTATCAGCAATCAACGATAAACTCATGCAGATCACCAATCTTGTACTGGATCTGAGCACGAAAATCCCGGGCTCGACTCCTTACCCGGGGACTCGGAACGACCGGGAAAACATGGAAGCTGCCTTTTCATCTGAAGGGGAAAGAGCGCTTCGTACTGCGGTTACCGTCTATTTTCTGGGCAGTATGGAAGCAACCCGCATTTCACGGCGGACAGAGCTGGGTATTCAACGGAAGGACATTCTCTCTTTCATCAGAGACATTATCATCCGGGATTTACGTCCTTCAGGCAGAGCAGAAAAATAG
- a CDS encoding NAD(P)H-dependent glycerol-3-phosphate dehydrogenase, translating into MSKVGIIGAGAWGTAIAKNIGENGHDVLMWAFEEDVVKGINDDNENRRYLPGIRLPKAVKASTDIREAASGREFIILASPSLFLLSTIRQILTVPSIMEGEAVIGVLTKGFMLTNRGPRLIIETLEDYLPGFYKGNLVYISGPSHAEEVSRGILTGLISASQNPRNSIKIRELLNSRTLMMFSSLDVVGVQVSAALKNVIAIAFGILDALKEYSGSVGDNTESLLLAGGLNEIQQFGAAVGASHPETFTSIAAVGDLDVTCRSIHGRNRRFGREIILKDLLQKYSGIDELINDFQNIGYLPEGAVAVRAMKEIVDRQKLKMPISMGVYRILNKESKPLEESERILQTLTGASIKPGDIDFHVDLSKHL; encoded by the coding sequence ATGAGTAAGGTGGGAATTATCGGTGCAGGTGCATGGGGCACCGCCATCGCCAAAAATATCGGGGAAAACGGCCATGATGTGCTCATGTGGGCCTTCGAGGAAGATGTGGTAAAGGGAATCAACGATGACAACGAAAACCGCCGTTATCTTCCCGGAATCCGTCTTCCAAAAGCGGTGAAGGCCTCAACTGATATTCGGGAAGCGGCCAGCGGAAGGGAATTCATCATCTTAGCCTCTCCTTCCCTCTTTCTGTTGAGCACCATTCGCCAGATTCTCACCGTACCCAGCATTATGGAAGGTGAGGCGGTAATCGGCGTGCTCACCAAGGGCTTTATGCTCACCAATCGCGGTCCCCGGCTGATTATCGAGACCCTGGAGGATTATCTTCCCGGCTTCTACAAGGGAAACCTGGTGTACATTTCCGGCCCCAGCCATGCCGAAGAGGTGAGCAGAGGAATTCTCACCGGGCTGATCAGTGCCAGCCAGAACCCCCGAAACTCCATCAAAATCCGGGAGCTTTTAAATTCCCGAACCCTTATGATGTTCAGCTCACTGGATGTGGTGGGAGTTCAGGTTTCGGCCGCATTGAAAAATGTTATTGCCATCGCCTTCGGCATACTGGATGCGCTGAAGGAATACAGCGGCTCCGTGGGTGATAACACTGAATCTCTCCTTCTTGCGGGGGGGCTCAACGAAATACAGCAGTTCGGTGCAGCGGTGGGCGCAAGCCATCCGGAAACCTTCACCTCCATTGCGGCGGTGGGAGATCTGGATGTAACCTGCCGTTCCATCCACGGGAGAAACCGGCGCTTCGGCAGAGAAATCATCCTGAAAGACCTTCTCCAGAAGTACTCCGGTATCGATGAGCTGATTAATGATTTTCAGAACATCGGATATCTCCCGGAAGGTGCGGTTGCCGTCAGAGCCATGAAAGAAATTGTAGACCGTCAGAAGCTGAAAATGCCCATTTCCATGGGGGTGTACCGGATACTCAACAAGGAAAGCAAACCCCTGGAGGAATCTGAACGGATTCTCCAGACCCTCACCGGTGCCAGCATCAAACCTGGAGATATCGACTTCCACGTGGACTTATCCAAGCATCTTTAA
- a CDS encoding M3 family oligoendopeptidase, whose translation MTARTGWGKDRLIRAAANESGSRGTASGEVSPDLPDPSEQGSSERGSQNGSLPRWDFSEISKSIPAQREETGQLIGEIPDILRKGEQLAEETGTQSNSSVVSWLETYLQKVDRIAGLLDEQFSYAYCNYTIATSDSAWIREINRLEEQSMPLSGYSTRFRLIFRDILRNLSLTPDSSGLKKFLAQLPAESIIQRLEYFLQRELEGLEHQMSPELEDLASDLQRSAGDAWGRLQSSMSSEMNCRWNDVTGETKTVVELRNLAFSPSRQVREKAYHLELSLWKRHETAFAAALNGVKGNSISLYNRRNYPDMLDPSLRSSRISRKTLDSLIQAMEDALPMFRRYLKRKASCLGQKTLAFYDLFAPVGEQTEEFSYREAEEFIVDRFNSFSPDLGEFARNAFKNRWIDAQPRSGKVGGAYMTDFPLHDEARILANFDGSFSAVSTLAHELGHAYHSAQLEGLDFINRDYPMTLAETASTFCETIVYHSAIEQARGDGKLALVEGLLMENTQVIVDILSRFRFERSLFQARQNGELSPHELNELMLDAQRETYGDAVDDSLRHPYMWAVKGHYYSTDLAFYNYPYAFGQLFALGLYSQFRENPGEFPETYRNLLRNTGTMSAVDLCRMAGFDIETPDFWKSGLSMLEPYVEWFENAAGNQRSS comes from the coding sequence ATGACAGCGCGCACTGGCTGGGGTAAAGACCGGCTGATCCGGGCCGCAGCAAATGAGAGCGGCAGCCGGGGAACTGCTTCGGGAGAGGTCTCACCGGATCTCCCGGATCCATCAGAACAGGGGTCATCAGAACGGGGTTCACAGAACGGATCCCTTCCCCGTTGGGATTTTTCCGAGATCAGCAAGAGCATCCCCGCACAGCGGGAAGAAACCGGACAGCTCATCGGGGAAATACCGGATATTCTCCGGAAGGGAGAACAGCTGGCCGAAGAGACCGGAACACAGAGCAACTCTTCCGTGGTCAGCTGGCTGGAGACCTATCTTCAAAAAGTGGACAGAATTGCAGGACTCCTGGACGAACAGTTCAGCTATGCCTACTGCAATTATACAATAGCCACCTCGGATTCAGCCTGGATACGGGAGATCAACCGTCTGGAAGAACAGAGCATGCCCCTGAGCGGCTACTCAACACGGTTTCGCCTGATTTTCCGGGATATACTCCGCAATCTATCCCTGACTCCGGACAGCAGCGGTCTGAAAAAATTCCTTGCACAACTTCCGGCTGAAAGCATTATTCAGCGCCTTGAGTACTTCCTTCAGAGAGAGCTCGAAGGTCTGGAGCATCAGATGAGCCCCGAACTGGAGGATCTGGCAAGCGACCTTCAGCGTTCTGCCGGAGATGCCTGGGGCAGGCTTCAGAGTTCCATGTCCTCGGAAATGAACTGCCGCTGGAATGATGTTACCGGTGAAACTAAGACCGTGGTGGAACTGCGAAATCTGGCATTTTCCCCTTCCAGGCAGGTGAGGGAAAAGGCCTATCATCTTGAGCTGTCCCTCTGGAAGCGGCATGAAACCGCCTTTGCAGCTGCATTGAACGGCGTAAAAGGCAACAGTATCAGCCTTTACAACCGCCGGAACTATCCAGACATGCTGGATCCTTCCCTCCGGTCTTCACGAATCAGCCGCAAAACCCTGGATTCCCTGATACAGGCCATGGAGGACGCACTGCCCATGTTCCGCCGCTATCTGAAGCGGAAGGCCTCCTGCCTGGGGCAGAAAACTCTCGCCTTTTATGATCTTTTCGCACCGGTGGGAGAACAGACGGAAGAGTTCAGCTACCGGGAAGCCGAAGAATTCATCGTTGATCGGTTCAATTCTTTTTCTCCGGATCTGGGGGAATTTGCCCGGAATGCATTCAAAAACCGCTGGATCGATGCACAGCCAAGAAGCGGAAAGGTGGGAGGGGCATACATGACCGATTTCCCCCTCCATGATGAAGCACGAATTCTTGCCAACTTCGACGGTTCCTTCTCGGCCGTGTCCACGCTGGCTCATGAGCTGGGACATGCCTATCACAGCGCTCAGCTGGAAGGTCTGGATTTCATCAACCGGGATTACCCCATGACCCTGGCGGAGACGGCATCCACCTTCTGCGAAACCATCGTGTACCACTCAGCCATCGAGCAGGCCCGGGGCGACGGCAAACTGGCCCTGGTGGAAGGCCTTCTCATGGAGAACACTCAGGTGATTGTGGACATTCTCAGCAGATTCCGGTTTGAACGTTCTCTCTTTCAGGCCAGGCAGAACGGCGAGCTCAGCCCCCATGAACTCAATGAGCTGATGCTGGATGCTCAGCGGGAAACCTACGGTGATGCTGTGGATGATTCCCTCCGGCATCCTTACATGTGGGCGGTTAAGGGACACTATTACAGCACTGACCTGGCGTTCTATAACTATCCCTATGCCTTCGGTCAGCTGTTCGCCCTGGGGCTGTATTCGCAATTCAGGGAAAATCCCGGGGAATTTCCGGAAACGTATAGAAATCTTCTGCGGAACACCGGTACCATGTCCGCCGTTGATCTCTGCCGCATGGCCGGATTTGATATTGAAACCCCCGATTTCTGGAAATCGGGGCTGTCCATGCTTGAACCCTATGTGGAGTGGTTCGAAAACGCTGCAGGGAATCAGAGGAGCAGTTGA
- the ndk gene encoding nucleoside-diphosphate kinase, translating to MAHERTFSMLKPGVLQRRISGEIISRIEKKGFHVTAMKIMRISEELCRRHYSEHEGKPFFPGLIAYMTSGPVIAMVLEGENAIAHLRLLCGATNVDEAAPGTIRGDYASVTRMNIIHASDSVESAEREIKLFFKPEEILEYVDDSAHWLG from the coding sequence ATGGCACATGAACGAACATTTTCCATGCTCAAGCCGGGGGTTTTACAGCGGCGCATCTCCGGTGAAATTATCAGCAGGATTGAAAAAAAAGGCTTCCATGTAACTGCGATGAAGATCATGCGAATAAGCGAGGAACTATGCCGGCGTCATTATTCGGAACATGAGGGGAAACCCTTTTTCCCCGGCTTGATTGCCTACATGACCAGCGGCCCGGTAATTGCCATGGTGCTGGAGGGCGAGAATGCAATTGCCCACCTGCGTCTTTTGTGCGGAGCCACCAACGTCGATGAAGCGGCTCCGGGAACTATCCGGGGAGATTATGCGTCTGTCACCCGGATGAATATTATTCATGCATCTGACAGTGTGGAAAGCGCTGAGCGTGAAATCAAACTGTTTTTTAAACCTGAGGAGATTCTGGAATATGTGGATGACAGCGCGCACTGGCTGGGGTAA
- a CDS encoding S1 family peptidase, with amino-acid sequence MKFKNRRHPGIQQPKVLLVVLLQLISLHILSAAPGNLRLVHGFPVQNALNFQGDVPVSREFAIHIHPDVFSARITLRESRADLDLYLYNSSGDLVSYAEESSFNESIYLDRLTAPSLENGEYRIEVLYQLPRQPVIDGRPVEEIPFQLELDLIRRGDPVPLETGVSTMGRLRQDRGMIEYFLIDLPPSADTLRVDIFGAPADIDFALNPGEGFTDPYTALYPADSHLASESLTISTGHVSQRRFFLMVYTRMFEEQDIGYSIRVSADDSPPPEALEYPELPRELNGLERAVAATVELAGQTGGGSGCVISPDGFILSNYHVILDQSGQPAPHMTVGLTLDQRSPARELFTAEVVRWDAEKDLALLKVISGRYGQALPEDFRLNHFSLGEPRDLKLSESLHFLGYPAVGGLGSKVTISYTRGTVSGFEQRGEGLYIKSDGEINYGNSGGAAMDRDFRLMGIPTQINPDAGGKLAYIHAVSMVPESWLELAGTIAGKDSPGTAPAAD; translated from the coding sequence TTGAAATTCAAAAATCGCCGGCACCCGGGTATCCAACAGCCGAAGGTCCTGCTGGTTGTATTGCTTCAGCTCATTTCTCTTCATATTCTCAGCGCTGCACCGGGAAATCTCCGGCTGGTGCACGGGTTTCCGGTGCAGAATGCTCTGAACTTTCAGGGGGACGTGCCTGTGTCCAGGGAGTTTGCGATTCATATCCATCCGGATGTTTTCTCAGCCCGTATCACCTTACGAGAATCCAGAGCGGATCTGGATCTGTATTTATATAATTCATCCGGCGATCTTGTGAGCTATGCGGAGGAAAGCAGTTTCAATGAGAGCATATACCTGGACCGCCTGACCGCACCATCCCTGGAAAACGGTGAATACCGGATCGAGGTGCTGTATCAGCTGCCCAGGCAGCCCGTCATCGACGGCAGGCCGGTGGAAGAAATCCCGTTCCAGCTTGAGCTGGATCTGATTCGCAGAGGGGACCCTGTGCCTCTGGAGACCGGAGTGAGCACCATGGGCAGGCTGCGCCAGGATCGGGGCATGATCGAATACTTCCTCATTGACCTCCCGCCGTCGGCAGACACCCTCCGTGTTGATATTTTCGGCGCACCTGCGGATATTGATTTTGCCCTGAATCCCGGAGAAGGATTTACCGATCCCTATACGGCCCTTTATCCTGCTGACAGCCACCTTGCTTCAGAGAGCCTGACCATATCTACCGGGCACGTATCACAGCGCCGCTTCTTCCTGATGGTATACACCAGAATGTTTGAAGAACAGGACATCGGGTATTCCATACGGGTATCTGCAGATGATTCTCCGCCCCCGGAAGCCCTGGAGTACCCCGAGCTGCCCCGGGAGCTCAACGGGCTGGAGCGGGCGGTCGCCGCCACGGTGGAACTGGCAGGTCAAACCGGCGGGGGATCCGGCTGTGTTATCAGTCCCGACGGATTTATTCTCAGCAATTACCATGTGATTCTCGACCAGTCAGGCCAGCCGGCCCCTCATATGACCGTGGGGCTTACTCTGGACCAGCGATCTCCGGCCAGGGAACTTTTTACCGCAGAAGTGGTCCGCTGGGACGCGGAGAAGGATCTGGCGCTGCTGAAAGTGATAAGCGGTCGCTACGGACAGGCATTGCCTGAAGATTTTCGTCTGAATCATTTTTCCCTGGGAGAACCCCGGGATCTGAAACTTTCGGAGAGTCTGCACTTTCTGGGCTACCCTGCCGTTGGCGGTCTGGGAAGCAAGGTTACCATCAGCTATACACGGGGAACCGTCTCAGGATTTGAGCAGAGGGGAGAAGGGTTATATATAAAAAGCGACGGGGAGATCAACTACGGAAATTCCGGGGGAGCAGCGATGGATCGGGATTTCCGGCTTATGGGAATTCCCACCCAGATTAATCCCGATGCCGGGGGAAAACTTGCGTACATTCACGCCGTGAGCATGGTTCCTGAAAGCTGGCTGGAATTGGCCGGTACAATTGCCGGGAAGGACTCTCCGGGGACTGCACCGGCCGCTGACTGA
- a CDS encoding Crp/Fnr family transcriptional regulator, giving the protein MNDYKVLEQVSLFQNLEARYLKTIYKACTKRSFSPGDALVEQGTSGVGLFIIQSGSVKVQKTTESGEHLDVATHGSGEVIGEFSVLDGAPRTADVIAVKETECLLLSSWSFQAILKSHPEVALGILPLVVQRFRETNDALMKCKGNG; this is encoded by the coding sequence ATGAATGACTACAAAGTGCTTGAACAGGTGAGCCTCTTCCAGAATCTGGAAGCCCGCTATCTGAAAACCATTTACAAGGCCTGTACCAAACGGAGTTTTTCACCGGGGGATGCGCTGGTCGAACAGGGCACCAGCGGTGTCGGGCTTTTTATCATTCAGAGCGGATCGGTGAAGGTTCAGAAGACCACCGAAAGCGGCGAGCATCTGGATGTGGCAACCCACGGCAGCGGTGAGGTTATCGGGGAGTTTTCCGTACTGGACGGTGCGCCCAGAACTGCAGACGTCATCGCCGTGAAGGAAACTGAATGTCTTCTTCTGTCCTCATGGAGCTTCCAGGCCATTCTTAAATCCCACCCTGAAGTGGCCTTGGGAATTCTGCCTCTGGTTGTTCAGCGCTTCCGGGAAACGAATGACGCTCTCATGAAGTGCAAGGGAAACGGCTGA
- a CDS encoding adenylate/guanylate cyclase domain-containing protein has product MAAIRESGQSAHLRKGERRRVTVLFADLENSTELTRDMDPEEADELLSAVFGRFEDIVRAHEGSVEKYIGDAMVAVFGVPTIHEDDAERAVYCGIELLRELPSISGPSGEDLGLKMRIGVHSGLITTGTRGEFDVVTGSTMNVASRIQEAAASGELLISEDSAQLCSRDMELGPARRVRVKGVKEPLTLYPVSHGKQAIVRREEFVGREHLLGEIQRQYFLPPAGNFQGFLLTGEPGIGKTELVHQCIKAIEEQSTSPVELLFSRARKFRRQPYIVIVDFIANYFRVHPGMDEAEITKQLCNSPDKVNIGDRPAASRFARFYRDRSGITLRDQAFEILNGLLNELLQSMGRDSRVIMFIDNSDSMDRKSMDFLKFFFKQRTNSPMVILCEREPRAETDEIIPGLQHREIPPLTQEEGAKLLDILGTPDNPQLRELLLNQSKGNPLYLRSYAGHVERLGKEGRNTVTDEGIPDSIQNLFLSRIEGYNPDIRDLIIKLSVFSHFFSTIDAETVQRLTSGDPAIVPGALEFYISEDLLEEDRGIYYFRHDLIKRALYNSILNYNKRILHRIVADIMREQDHPHPVRLLHHLVHSREIRMAVEHAADSRTRAYNMEFVPYLEIMEKEIGKAPEFRLDILFMRARILFNNGFVTQADSIVKEMLGISIDEKTWLYGAVALHILTAYNIRSHRFEKGIFCGSRSLQYYRRCDDREFHLHRGLVANSRHHAQAAVLSLMIQSESKRGNWENAEALLGELAQAEHRIYQIQSEVQLSMYRGRYLYALELIEASPFHSGSVGDDMLKPTVPVLSFLSGKWDQLGAICDEMIASAQRDSVNRVAAYSYKAVYLWHLNPENPEIDTVMEQSSFRSSQSPNIFDRISNACLRAEVLLILGRLSEAEEEARSGLLLAQRHSTYHELFTLLVLLGEIHAARDDREGAAFFISDAMGMCGSFPSLRRRDRISCLYFSTLLHAGEEQGCSQDLGELCRLEEEQLVPDSGLKNLKRTRFFQEIYESLEEYPMGNENPDGQGIKS; this is encoded by the coding sequence ATAGCAGCCATCCGGGAATCAGGGCAGTCGGCCCATCTACGAAAAGGGGAGCGGCGGCGGGTAACCGTGCTCTTCGCCGATCTGGAAAACTCAACAGAACTCACCCGGGACATGGATCCCGAAGAAGCCGACGAGCTGCTTTCTGCAGTATTCGGCCGCTTTGAAGATATTGTCCGCGCCCACGAAGGAAGTGTGGAGAAATACATCGGCGATGCGATGGTGGCGGTGTTCGGCGTACCCACCATTCATGAGGATGATGCTGAACGGGCCGTTTACTGCGGAATAGAGCTTCTCAGGGAGCTCCCCTCCATCAGCGGCCCCTCGGGAGAAGATCTGGGTCTGAAGATGCGCATCGGCGTGCACAGCGGCCTGATTACCACCGGAACCCGGGGGGAATTCGATGTAGTTACCGGCAGCACCATGAATGTAGCATCAAGAATTCAGGAAGCCGCCGCCTCCGGAGAGCTGTTGATCAGCGAAGACAGCGCACAGCTCTGCAGCAGAGATATGGAGCTGGGCCCTGCCCGGCGGGTCAGGGTGAAGGGTGTGAAAGAGCCCCTCACTCTTTATCCGGTGAGCCACGGGAAACAGGCGATCGTCCGCCGGGAAGAATTTGTAGGGAGGGAACATCTGCTGGGAGAAATCCAGCGTCAGTACTTTCTGCCCCCTGCAGGAAACTTCCAGGGCTTTCTGCTCACCGGCGAACCGGGCATAGGAAAAACCGAGCTGGTTCACCAGTGCATCAAGGCAATCGAGGAGCAAAGCACGTCTCCGGTGGAACTGCTGTTCAGTCGGGCGCGGAAATTCCGCCGTCAACCATATATTGTGATCGTGGACTTCATCGCCAATTATTTCCGGGTACACCCCGGCATGGATGAAGCGGAAATTACCAAACAGCTCTGCAACTCTCCGGATAAGGTGAATATCGGCGACAGACCTGCAGCCTCCCGTTTCGCCCGGTTCTATCGGGACCGAAGCGGTATCACCCTCCGGGATCAGGCCTTTGAGATACTTAACGGCCTGCTGAACGAATTGCTTCAGAGCATGGGCCGGGACTCCCGGGTTATCATGTTCATAGATAATTCCGACAGCATGGACCGAAAAAGCATGGATTTCCTGAAATTCTTCTTCAAGCAGCGAACCAACTCCCCCATGGTAATTCTCTGCGAACGGGAGCCACGGGCGGAAACCGATGAGATTATTCCCGGGCTGCAGCACCGTGAAATTCCGCCCCTCACTCAGGAGGAGGGGGCGAAACTTCTGGATATTCTCGGCACCCCGGACAACCCTCAGCTGAGAGAACTGCTGCTCAATCAGAGCAAGGGCAACCCGCTCTATTTGCGGAGCTACGCAGGTCATGTTGAACGGCTTGGGAAGGAGGGGAGGAACACCGTCACCGACGAAGGCATTCCCGACAGCATTCAGAACCTTTTTCTCAGCCGGATCGAGGGCTACAACCCGGATATCCGGGATCTCATCATCAAATTATCGGTGTTTTCCCATTTTTTCAGCACCATCGATGCTGAAACCGTGCAGCGTCTTACGTCGGGAGATCCGGCAATAGTCCCCGGAGCCCTTGAGTTTTATATCAGCGAGGATCTTCTTGAAGAGGATCGGGGCATATATTATTTCAGGCACGACCTGATCAAACGGGCTCTGTACAATTCCATTCTCAATTATAACAAGCGGATCCTTCACCGGATTGTTGCGGATATTATGAGGGAACAGGACCATCCTCATCCGGTGCGCCTTCTGCATCATCTGGTACACAGCAGGGAGATCAGGATGGCGGTTGAGCATGCTGCCGACAGCAGAACCAGAGCCTACAACATGGAATTTGTTCCATACCTGGAGATCATGGAGAAGGAGATCGGCAAGGCCCCGGAATTCCGGCTGGATATTCTCTTTATGCGGGCGCGGATACTCTTCAACAACGGTTTCGTCACCCAGGCCGACAGCATTGTGAAAGAGATGCTGGGAATTTCCATCGACGAAAAGACCTGGCTCTACGGAGCCGTTGCCTTGCATATTCTCACCGCCTACAACATCAGATCCCACCGCTTTGAAAAGGGGATATTTTGCGGGAGCCGGTCCCTTCAGTATTACCGCCGCTGCGATGACCGGGAATTTCATCTCCACAGAGGACTGGTTGCCAACAGCAGGCATCATGCCCAGGCGGCGGTGCTCAGCCTGATGATTCAAAGTGAATCCAAACGGGGAAACTGGGAGAATGCAGAAGCACTTTTGGGAGAGTTGGCGCAAGCCGAGCACCGGATTTATCAGATCCAGTCGGAGGTTCAGCTTTCCATGTACCGCGGCCGCTATCTATACGCCCTGGAGCTTATTGAGGCCTCACCCTTCCACAGCGGCTCGGTGGGTGACGATATGCTGAAACCCACCGTACCCGTACTTTCATTCCTCAGCGGGAAGTGGGATCAGCTGGGGGCAATCTGCGACGAGATGATCGCCTCCGCCCAGCGGGACAGCGTAAACCGGGTTGCGGCATACAGCTACAAGGCGGTGTATCTCTGGCATCTGAATCCGGAAAACCCTGAAATCGATACGGTTATGGAACAAAGCTCCTTCCGCAGCAGCCAGAGTCCCAATATATTCGACCGTATCAGCAATGCCTGCCTGAGAGCTGAGGTCCTCCTGATCCTGGGAAGACTCAGCGAGGCCGAAGAGGAAGCCAGATCGGGACTGCTCCTGGCCCAGAGGCACAGCACCTACCATGAGCTGTTCACCCTTCTGGTTCTGCTGGGTGAAATACACGCCGCCCGGGATGACCGTGAAGGCGCTGCATTTTTCATCAGCGATGCCATGGGAATGTGCGGAAGCTTTCCTTCCCTGAGACGGAGGGATCGAATCAGCTGCCTCTACTTTTCAACTCTGCTTCATGCAGGAGAGGAGCAGGGCTGCTCCCAGGATCTGGGGGAATTATGCCGTCTTGAAGAGGAACAGCTGGTGCCGGACTCGGGCCTGAAAAACCTGAAAAGAACCCGTTTCTTTCAGGAAATCTACGAGTCCCTGGAAGAGTACCCCATGGGGAACGAAAATCCAGATGGACAGGGCATCAAGAGCTAA
- a CDS encoding DUF6657 family protein, whose product MGYIKSALELALERTEDIKADSSSLKAREHREAGMRLMAELEKGNEDEVEKELKQFGKDERKEVLSGLMDSVLARITLPSTDQSLDDISIIAGALKFLFPGNKAMEGVPEQLREFYQNYLQDKERLLDALKERFADHLKQKEEQMARQTGQRMSIRPEMDPEFNKALQANLEHLDGQYQQVIDNVRRELKQNFGG is encoded by the coding sequence ATGGGATACATAAAAAGTGCGTTGGAACTGGCTCTGGAGCGTACGGAAGATATTAAGGCGGACAGCAGCTCTCTGAAAGCCCGGGAGCACCGGGAGGCAGGCATGCGTCTCATGGCTGAACTGGAGAAAGGCAATGAGGATGAAGTGGAGAAGGAGCTGAAGCAATTCGGAAAAGATGAGCGGAAGGAAGTGCTTTCGGGTCTTATGGATTCGGTGCTTGCCCGCATCACCCTCCCCTCCACCGACCAGAGCCTGGATGATATCAGTATTATTGCTGGCGCCCTGAAGTTTCTGTTTCCGGGCAATAAAGCCATGGAAGGGGTGCCTGAACAGTTGAGAGAGTTTTATCAGAATTATCTCCAGGATAAAGAGCGTCTTCTGGATGCGCTGAAGGAACGTTTTGCGGACCATCTCAAGCAAAAGGAAGAACAGATGGCACGTCAGACAGGTCAGCGCATGTCCATCCGTCCGGAAATGGATCCGGAATTCAACAAAGCCCTTCAGGCAAACCTTGAACACCTTGACGGTCAGTACCAGCAGGTGATCGACAACGTTCGGCGGGAACTGAAGCAGAACTTCGGAGGATAG
- a CDS encoding 5-formyltetrahydrofolate cyclo-ligase produces MDNGAGEAGDVKRKKKLLRREIRKELDNLSRERRNGEAAAITSQLRSLDEWKNARFILAYVPMKEEVPILPLLKQASREGKRIFLPRVESPEHPLHPPRTLGGKVLGFHEWITMSMDELELDAYNIPVPRIEDSRRLEAAPDYRQQDSLVIVPGLGFTTGGDRLGRGGGFYDQFLESHRDIFSAALCFTCQIRSSLPLEPGDQRVHKVISLQEGKIWDT; encoded by the coding sequence ATGGATAATGGGGCCGGGGAAGCAGGTGATGTAAAAAGGAAAAAAAAGCTTCTGCGCAGGGAGATCCGCAAAGAGCTGGACAATCTTTCCAGGGAACGGCGGAATGGGGAAGCCGCAGCCATAACTTCACAGCTTCGCAGCCTGGATGAATGGAAAAATGCCCGCTTCATTCTGGCCTATGTTCCCATGAAGGAAGAGGTTCCCATTCTGCCCTTGCTGAAACAGGCCTCACGGGAGGGAAAAAGGATATTTCTTCCACGGGTTGAGAGTCCGGAACATCCTCTCCACCCCCCCCGGACTCTGGGAGGGAAAGTCCTCGGTTTCCATGAATGGATTACCATGAGCATGGATGAACTGGAGCTCGATGCGTATAATATACCCGTGCCCCGGATTGAGGACTCACGGAGGCTGGAAGCTGCCCCTGATTACCGGCAGCAGGACAGCCTTGTCATTGTACCGGGACTTGGTTTCACAACAGGGGGAGACAGGCTGGGCCGGGGAGGCGGTTTTTACGACCAGTTTCTGGAAAGTCACCGGGATATTTTCAGCGCGGCTCTCTGTTTTACCTGTCAAATTCGCAGTTCACTTCCGCTGGAGCCCGGGGATCAGCGGGTTCACAAAGTTATCAGCTTACAGGAGGGAAAAATATGGGATACATAA